One Malania oleifera isolate guangnan ecotype guangnan chromosome 10, ASM2987363v1, whole genome shotgun sequence genomic region harbors:
- the LOC131166726 gene encoding transcription factor BOA-like, whose translation MSAEDKEKIVTGVLGRDPAYLYTVKSASMGNIENLWEDAFARKKGKDDAGIASTREYEAKSSSKCKTKKNRLAWTNELHHKFLEAIEHLGIARASPTRILEFMNTPGVTKHHIASHLQRHRRSLKRIQEGISFLFPEQQHSPPSGTISMPPLASARFLSSQAPICTISDCRNSTGGMKLQHEIPFPISNSSAAGNYVGFIMGSNGYEIKRNSYENTYGGTITEYVSASAGSSLHQQRQVSVTPLKHKLHCFEIDEEFDLLLDEIASSAPEFLMDGDFDDIFLN comes from the exons TGGGTAATATTGAAAACCTTTGGGAAGATGCGTTTGCAAGGAAGAAGGGAAAAGATGATGCAGGCATAGCAAGTACACGGGAATATGAAGCTAAAAGTAGTTCCAAGTGCAAGACGAAAAAGAACAGGCTAGCCTGGACTAATGAGTTGCATCACAAATTCTTGGAAGCCATTGAACACTTGGGAATTGCAA GGGCTTCTCCAACCAGAATTCTAGAGTTCATGAACACCCCAGGAGTAACCAAACACCACATAGCAAGTCATTTGCAG AGGCATCGTCGGAGTTTGAAGCGAATTCAAGAAGGAATAAGTTTTCTATTCCCAGAGCAGCAGCATTCTCCTCCCAGTGGCACCATTTCCATGCCCCCTTTGGCTTCTGCTCGTTTTCTCAGCTCCCAAGCGCCCATCTGCACCATATCAGACTGCAGAAATTCCACCGGAGGAATGAAACTGCAACATGAGATTCCGTTTCCCATCAGTAATTCCTCAGCAGCTGGGAATTATGTTGGATTTATAATGGGTAGTAATGGTTATGAGATTAAAAGGAATTCTTATGAGAATACTTACGGTGGTACTATTACTGAGTACGTTTCAGCATCTGCTGGGTCTTCACTTCACCAGCAGAGGCAAGTTTCTGTGACACCATTGAAGCACAAACTACACTGCTTTGAGATCGATGAAGAATTTGATTTGCTTTTGGATGAGATTGCAAGCAGTGCTCCTGAATTTCTTATGGATGGTGATTTCGATGATATATTCTTGAATTAG